The Eremothecium cymbalariae DBVPG#7215 chromosome 8, complete sequence genome has a window encoding:
- the PUS6 gene encoding pseudouridine synthase PUS6 (similar to Ashbya gossypii AGR305W), with translation MEYHVQNGLRKIKPYWHTRSSFVKGRWFNKTLAQVLVEEFHFTNDEVQSRIKKGLYGLIRDNTSLDCNSELIRNKDVFTSKQHNHEPPVLQWRLNADDSVTKNVMGIPIVYEDDSILVINKPCGIPIHPIAYYYKNTLTEMLKDNLNYPVFPCHRLDKITSGILIFAKNQDTASVLQAQIRERTMKKLYLARVEGEFSKNGACSKYPIYTFEPKKTLAGAFSQVKDSETEFLRIDYNESLNQSLVLCKPFSGRTHQIRIHLARLGHPIVNDPFYNVSNSKYPKRTKFMLTVNDWSKIPVKELEVLFEEFLEEIDSVWKGLNPNKETCNECGEELPVDPPTHQLSLYLHALSYNWHGGSFKTDYPEWSEIFDTKTLNQEI, from the coding sequence atggaATATCATGTTCAGAATGGCTTAAGGAAGATTAAACCATATTGGCACACAAGGTCATCATTTGTTAAGGGTAGGTGGTTCAATAAAACGTTGGCGCAAGTATTGGTTGAAGAGTTCCACTTTACGAACGATGAAGTACAGTCTAGAATTAAGAAAGGACTATACGGACTGATCAGGGACAATACTTCGCTAGATTGTAATTCTGAGCTGATCAGAAATAAAGATGTGTTTACGTCGAAACAGCATAACCATGAGCCTCCAGTATTACAATGGCGTCTTAATGCAGACGACAGTGTTACAAAGAATGTTATGGGGATTCCGATTGTATATGAGGACGATTCTATTCTAGTTATTAATAAACCATGTGGAATTCCTATCCATCCCATAGCTTATTACTATAAAAACACTCTTACGGAGATGTTAAAGGATAACCTTAATTATCCTGTGTTTCCATGTCATAGGTTGGATAAGATAACATCAGgaattttaatttttgcCAAAAATCAGGATACTGCAAGTGTTTTACAGGCTCAGATCAGAGAAAGAACTATGAAGAAACTCTATCTAGCGAGAGTTGAGGGTGAATTCTCTAAGAATGGTGCTTGTTCAAAGTATCCAATATACACCTTTGAACCTAAAAAAACGCTTGCAGGAGCATTTTCACAGGTGAAAGATTCCGAAACAGAGTTTTTAAGGATAGATTATAATGAGAGTCTTAACCAATCGTTGGTTTTATGCAAACCGTTTTCAGGACGTACTCATCAAATTAGAATTCATTTGGCCAGACTGGGCCATCCTATTGTTAATGATCCATTTTACAAtgtttcaaattccaagTACCCAAAGAGGACTAAATTCATGTTGACAGTTAATGACTGGTCAAAAATTCCCGTTAAAGAGCTGGAGGTTTTGTTTGAGGAGTTTTTAGAAGAGATTGATTCTGTTTGGAAGGGGTTAAATCCAAATAAAGAGACTTGTAACGAATGTGGAGAAGAACTTCCAGTTGATCCGCCGACACATCAGTTGAGCTTATATTTGCATGCATTGAGTTATAATTGGCATGGAGGTTCGTTTAAAACAGACTACCCAGAATGGTCAGAGATATTTGATACAAAGACGCTGAACCAAGAAATCTAA